Proteins found in one Tamandua tetradactyla isolate mTamTet1 chromosome 1, mTamTet1.pri, whole genome shotgun sequence genomic segment:
- the TCEA2 gene encoding transcription elongation factor A protein 2 has protein sequence MMGKEEEIARIARRLDKMVTKKSAEGAMDLLRELKAMPVTLRLLQSTRIGMSVNALRKQSSDEEVIALAKSLIKSWKKLLDASDATVREQRTVPTPSSKDSPGAKDPSRKRLEPPRMPAAPRITTFPPVPVTCDAVRNKCREMLTAALRTDHDHAAVGADCERLSAQIEEYIFRDVGNTHMKYKNRVRSRIANLRDAKNPELRRNVLCGAITPQRIAVMTSEEMASEELKEIRRAMTKEAIREHQMARTGGTQTDLFTCGKCKKKNCTYTQVQTRSSDEPMTTFVVCNECGNRWKFC, from the exons gaGGGGGCAATGGACCTGCTGCGTGAGCTGAAGGCCATGCCCGTCACACTGCGTCTGCTCCAG TCTACCCGCATCGGGATGTCCGTCAATGCCCTGCGGAAGCAGAGCTCAGACGAGGAGGTCATTGCTCTCGCCAAGTCGCTGATCAAGTCCTGGAAGAAACTCCTAG ATGCTTCAGACGCCACTGTCCGGGAGCAGAGGACTGTACCCACTCCATCCTCGAAGGACAGCCCTGGAGCCAAGGATCCCAG CCGCAAGAGATTGGAGCCCCCCAGGATGCCAGCGGCCCCCCGCATCACCACGTTCCCCCCGGTGCCCGTCACCTGTGACGCCGTGCGCAACAAGTGCCGAGAGATGCTGACCGCTGCCCTGCGGACGGACC ACGACCACGCGGCTGTTGGTGCGGACTGCGAGCGTCTGTCAGCCCAGATTGAGGAAT ACATCTTCCGGGATGTTGGGAACACACACATGAAGTACAAGAACCGCGTGCGCAGCCGCATCGCCAACCTGAGGGATGCCAAGAACCCAGAGCTGCGGCGCAATGTGCTGTGTGGGGCTATCACGCCCCAGCGCATCGCTGTTATGACATCGGAG GAGATGGCCAGCGAGGAGCTGAAGGAGATCCGCAGGGCCATGACCAAGGAAGCCATCCGTGAGCACCAGATGGCCCGCACGGGGGGCACGCAGACTGACCTGTTCACCTGTGGCAAGTGCAAGAAAAAGAACTGCACCTACACCCAA GTGCAAACACGCAGTTCCGATGAGCCCATGACCACCTTTGTTGTCTGCAATGAGTGTGGAAACCGCTGGAAG TTCTGCTGA
- the RGS19 gene encoding regulator of G-protein signaling 19 isoform X3 encodes MSGHDAGPPVASPAAPSRNPCCLCWCCCCSCSWNEERRRAWRASRDTKLQPLPSCEACVAPSPEEVRSWAQSFDKLMHSPAGRATFREFLRTEYSEENMLFWLACEELKAEANQHVVDEKARLIYADYVSILSPKEVSLDSRVREGINKKMQEPSAHTFDDAQLQIYTLMHRDSYPRFLGSPTFRALLHRGASESSSEA; translated from the exons ATGTCCGGTCATGATGCGGGCCCCCCAGTGGCCTCCCCGGCTGCCCCCAGCCGCAACCCCTGCTGTTTgtgctggtgctgctgctgcagttgtTCCTG GAACGAGGAGCGGCGGCGAGCATGGCGGGCATCTCGGGATACCAAACTGCAGCCCCTGCCCAGCTGTGAAGCCTG CGTGGCTCCAAGCCCCGAGGAGGTGCGCAGCTGGGCGCAGTCATTTGACAAGCTGATGCACAGCCCAGCTGGGCGCGCCACTTTCCGCGAGTTCCTGCGCACGGAGTACAGTGAGGAGAACATGCTCTTCTGGCTGGCCTGCGAGGAGCTCAAGGCCGAGGCCAACCAGCACGTGGTAGACGAGAAGGCGCGGCTCATCTACGCAGACTATGTGTCCATCCTTTCCCCCAAGGAG GTGAGCCTGGACTCGCGCGTGCGGGagggcatcaacaagaagatgcAGGAGCCATCTGCGCACACGTTCGATGACGCACAGCTGCAGATCTACACACTCATGCACCGGGACTCCTACCCCCGCTTCCTGGGCTCACCCACTTTCCGCGCCCTGCTGCACAGGGGCGCCTCGGAGTCCTCATCTGAGGCCTAG
- the RGS19 gene encoding regulator of G-protein signaling 19 isoform X1, translating to MPAPHEAEKQVHPHPRGSWGVGSGWVGGSCPRECRPLWAGGRKWASGLWPGLSAPSPQYTGPEEADQPPSMSGHDAGPPVASPAAPSRNPCCLCWCCCCSCSWNEERRRAWRASRDTKLQPLPSCEACVAPSPEEVRSWAQSFDKLMHSPAGRATFREFLRTEYSEENMLFWLACEELKAEANQHVVDEKARLIYADYVSILSPKEVSLDSRVREGINKKMQEPSAHTFDDAQLQIYTLMHRDSYPRFLGSPTFRALLHRGASESSSEA from the exons ATGCCTGCCCCACATGAGGCTGAGAAGCAggtgcacccccacccccgggggAGCTGGGGTGTGGGTTCAGGCTGGGTGGGTGGCTCATGCCCTAGGGAGTGTCGCCCCCTGTGGGCAGGTGGGAGGAAATGGGCAAGTGGGCTCTGGCCTGGGCTGAGTGCTCCCTCCCCCCAGTATACAGGGCCCGAGGAGGCGGACCAGCCCCCCTCAATGTCCGGTCATGATGCGGGCCCCCCAGTGGCCTCCCCGGCTGCCCCCAGCCGCAACCCCTGCTGTTTgtgctggtgctgctgctgcagttgtTCCTG GAACGAGGAGCGGCGGCGAGCATGGCGGGCATCTCGGGATACCAAACTGCAGCCCCTGCCCAGCTGTGAAGCCTG CGTGGCTCCAAGCCCCGAGGAGGTGCGCAGCTGGGCGCAGTCATTTGACAAGCTGATGCACAGCCCAGCTGGGCGCGCCACTTTCCGCGAGTTCCTGCGCACGGAGTACAGTGAGGAGAACATGCTCTTCTGGCTGGCCTGCGAGGAGCTCAAGGCCGAGGCCAACCAGCACGTGGTAGACGAGAAGGCGCGGCTCATCTACGCAGACTATGTGTCCATCCTTTCCCCCAAGGAG GTGAGCCTGGACTCGCGCGTGCGGGagggcatcaacaagaagatgcAGGAGCCATCTGCGCACACGTTCGATGACGCACAGCTGCAGATCTACACACTCATGCACCGGGACTCCTACCCCCGCTTCCTGGGCTCACCCACTTTCCGCGCCCTGCTGCACAGGGGCGCCTCGGAGTCCTCATCTGAGGCCTAG
- the RGS19 gene encoding regulator of G-protein signaling 19 isoform X2, which translates to MPAPHEAEKQYTGPEEADQPPSMSGHDAGPPVASPAAPSRNPCCLCWCCCCSCSWNEERRRAWRASRDTKLQPLPSCEACVAPSPEEVRSWAQSFDKLMHSPAGRATFREFLRTEYSEENMLFWLACEELKAEANQHVVDEKARLIYADYVSILSPKEVSLDSRVREGINKKMQEPSAHTFDDAQLQIYTLMHRDSYPRFLGSPTFRALLHRGASESSSEA; encoded by the exons ATGCCTGCCCCACATGAGGCTGAGAAGCAg TATACAGGGCCCGAGGAGGCGGACCAGCCCCCCTCAATGTCCGGTCATGATGCGGGCCCCCCAGTGGCCTCCCCGGCTGCCCCCAGCCGCAACCCCTGCTGTTTgtgctggtgctgctgctgcagttgtTCCTG GAACGAGGAGCGGCGGCGAGCATGGCGGGCATCTCGGGATACCAAACTGCAGCCCCTGCCCAGCTGTGAAGCCTG CGTGGCTCCAAGCCCCGAGGAGGTGCGCAGCTGGGCGCAGTCATTTGACAAGCTGATGCACAGCCCAGCTGGGCGCGCCACTTTCCGCGAGTTCCTGCGCACGGAGTACAGTGAGGAGAACATGCTCTTCTGGCTGGCCTGCGAGGAGCTCAAGGCCGAGGCCAACCAGCACGTGGTAGACGAGAAGGCGCGGCTCATCTACGCAGACTATGTGTCCATCCTTTCCCCCAAGGAG GTGAGCCTGGACTCGCGCGTGCGGGagggcatcaacaagaagatgcAGGAGCCATCTGCGCACACGTTCGATGACGCACAGCTGCAGATCTACACACTCATGCACCGGGACTCCTACCCCCGCTTCCTGGGCTCACCCACTTTCCGCGCCCTGCTGCACAGGGGCGCCTCGGAGTCCTCATCTGAGGCCTAG
- the LKAAEAR1 gene encoding protein LKAAEAR1 isoform X2, which produces MCSPPPAEPGINSEVWTSIFSATLSIRSAARASSSHLWAGKFQLPGWRMQPPEGAAEARRQRPREQSRKGVPGTGPCEERAKQAPAARPPKPGWALTPEELAAMGPAQRHRYLLFGDLLEDVGVATSLFPRESLEPLARMPDPRTWTQPLEPPAQRHNQLLGVLKAAEAGGRVHALRLRYTRMRAEEISLLIQQQKSARAAVRLELFLPPQLKPTRVPDPLDRQERRRVETILEERTNGSIFP; this is translated from the exons ATGTGCTCGCCACCCCCGGCAGAGCCCGGCATCAACTCAGAGGTCTGGACCAGCATTTTCTCAGCGACACTAAGCATCCGTTCAGCGGCAAGGGCTTCCTCAAGTCACCTGTGGGCTGGAAAGTTCCAGCTGCCTG GGTGGAGGATGCAGCCGCCAGAGGGGGCTGCGGAGGCTAGGCGCCAGCGCCCGCGGGAGCAATCCAGGAAGGGGGTGCCGGGCACAGGGCCCTGCGAGGAGCGCGCCAAGCAGGCGCCCGCGGCGAGGCCACCCAAGCCAGGTTGGGCGCTGACGCCGGAGGAGCTGGCGGCCATGGGCCCCGCGCAACGCCACCGCTACCTGCTCTTTGGGGATCTGCTGGAGGACGTGGGTGTGGCCACGTCCCTCTTTCCTCGCGAGTCGCTGGAGCCGCTGGCCCGCATGCCTGACCCGCGCACATGGACACAGCCCCTGGAACCGCCCGCGCAGCGCCACAATCAGCTTCTGGGCGTCCTCAAGGCCGCAGAGGCCGGCGGGCGGGTCCATGCCCTGCGGCTGCGCTACACCCGCATGCGG GCGGAGGAGATCTCGCTCCTCATCCAGCAGCAGAAGTCAGCACGGGCCGCCGTGCGCCTGGAGCTCTTCCTGCCACCGCAGCTGAAGCCCACGCGGGTCCCCGATCCCTTGGACCGCCAGGAG CGGAGGCGTGTGGAGACCATCCTGGAGGAGAGGACCAATGGCAGCATCTTCCCATGA
- the LKAAEAR1 gene encoding protein LKAAEAR1 isoform X1: MCSPPPAEPGINSEVWTSIFSATLSIRSAARASSSHLWAGKFQLPGWRMQPPEGAAEARRQRPREQSRKGVPGTGPCEERAKQAPAARPPKPGWALTPEELAAMGPAQRHRYLLFGDLLEDVGVATSLFPRESLEPLARMPDPRTWTQPLEPPAQRHNQLLGVLKAAEAGGRVHALRLRYTRMRAEEISLLIQQQKSARAAVRLELFLPPQLKPTRVPDPLDRQEVPPGAGGSAQGGVAPQHTGPSPCPSQRRRVETILEERTNGSIFP, encoded by the exons ATGTGCTCGCCACCCCCGGCAGAGCCCGGCATCAACTCAGAGGTCTGGACCAGCATTTTCTCAGCGACACTAAGCATCCGTTCAGCGGCAAGGGCTTCCTCAAGTCACCTGTGGGCTGGAAAGTTCCAGCTGCCTG GGTGGAGGATGCAGCCGCCAGAGGGGGCTGCGGAGGCTAGGCGCCAGCGCCCGCGGGAGCAATCCAGGAAGGGGGTGCCGGGCACAGGGCCCTGCGAGGAGCGCGCCAAGCAGGCGCCCGCGGCGAGGCCACCCAAGCCAGGTTGGGCGCTGACGCCGGAGGAGCTGGCGGCCATGGGCCCCGCGCAACGCCACCGCTACCTGCTCTTTGGGGATCTGCTGGAGGACGTGGGTGTGGCCACGTCCCTCTTTCCTCGCGAGTCGCTGGAGCCGCTGGCCCGCATGCCTGACCCGCGCACATGGACACAGCCCCTGGAACCGCCCGCGCAGCGCCACAATCAGCTTCTGGGCGTCCTCAAGGCCGCAGAGGCCGGCGGGCGGGTCCATGCCCTGCGGCTGCGCTACACCCGCATGCGG GCGGAGGAGATCTCGCTCCTCATCCAGCAGCAGAAGTCAGCACGGGCCGCCGTGCGCCTGGAGCTCTTCCTGCCACCGCAGCTGAAGCCCACGCGGGTCCCCGATCCCTTGGACCGCCAGGAGGTGCCGCCAGGTGCAGGAGGGAGTGCACAGGGGGGCGTTGCCCCCCAGCATACAGGCCCCAGCCCTTGTCCCTCGCAGCGGAGGCGTGTGGAGACCATCCTGGAGGAGAGGACCAATGGCAGCATCTTCCCATGA
- the OPRL1 gene encoding nociceptin receptor isoform X1, which translates to MESLFPAPFWEVLYGSHLQGNLSFLSPNHSLLPPHLLLNTSRGAFLPLGLKVTVVALYLAVCAGGLLGNCLVMYVILRHTKMKTATNIYIFNLALADTLVLLTLPFQGTDILLGFWPFGNALCKAVIAIDYYNMFASTFTLTAMSVDRYVAICHPIRALDVRTSSKAQAVNVAIWVLASTVGIPVAIMGSAQAEEEETECLVEIPAPQDYWGPVFAVCVFLFSFVVPVLIISVCYSLMVRRLRSVRLLSGSCEKDRNLRRITRLVLVVVAVFVGCWTPVQVFVLVQGLGVQPGSEAAVAVLRFCTALGYVNSCLNPVLYAFLDENFKACFRRFCCTSALRREGQASDRVRSVARDVALACRTSEAVPRPA; encoded by the exons ATGGAGTCCCTCTTCCCCGCCCCGTTTTGGGAGGTCCTCTACGGCAGCCACCTGCAAGGCAACCTCTCCTTCCTGAGCCCCAACCACAGCCTGCTGCCCCCCCACCTGCTGCTCAACACTAGCCGTGGGGCCTTCCTGCCCCTGGGGCTCAAGGTGACCGTCGTGGCGCTCTACCTGGCCGTGTGCGCAGGCGGGCTGCTGGGGAACTGCCTCGTCATGTATGTTATCCTCAG ACACACCAAGATGAAGACTGCCACCAACATTTACATCTTTAACCTGGCCCTGGCAGACACGCTCGTCCTGTTGACACTGCCCTTCCAGGGCACAGATATCCTCCTGGGCTTCTGGCCTTTCGGGAATGCCCTGTGCAAGGCGGTTATTGCCATCGACTACTACAACATGTTTGCCAGCACCTTCACCCTGACAGCCATGAGCGTGGACCGCTACGTGGCCATCTGCCACCCCATCCGCGCCCTTGATGTCCGCACATCCAGCAAAGCCCAGGCCGTCAACGTAGCCATCTGGGTGCTGGCCTCCACTGTTGGCATTCCTGTGGCCATCATGGGCTCCGCACAGGCCGAGGAAGAAg AGACCGAGTGTCTGGTGGAGATCCCCGCCCCGCAGGATTACTGGGGCCCTGTGTTTGCTGTCTGcgtctttctcttttccttcgtCGTGCCTGTGCTCATCATCTCCGTCTGCTACAGCCTCATGGTGCGGCGGCTGCGCAGTGTCCGCCTGCTCTCGGGCTCCTGCGAGAAGGACCGGAACCTGCGGCGCATCACACGGCTGGTGCTTGTGGTAGTGGCCGTGTTCGTGGGCTGCTGGACGCCTGTACAGGTGTTTGTGCTGGTACAGGGGCTGGGCGTGCAGCCGGGCAGTGAGGCCGCCGTGGCCGTCCTGCGCTTCTGTACGGCACTCGGCTATGTCAACAGCTGCCTCAACCCTGTGCTCTATGCTTTCCTGGATGAGAACTTCAAGGCCTGCTTCCGCAGGTTCTGCTGCACGTCTGCCCTGCGCCGAGAGGGCCAAGCGTCTGATCGGGTGCGCAGCGTCGCCAGGGACGTGGCCTTGGCTTGCAGGACCTCAGAGGCGGTGCCGCGGCCCGCGTGA
- the OPRL1 gene encoding nociceptin receptor isoform X2 codes for MESLFPAPFWEVLYGSHLQGNLSFLSPNHSLLPPHLLLNTSRGAFLPLGLKVTVVALYLAVCAGGLLGNCLVIHTKMKTATNIYIFNLALADTLVLLTLPFQGTDILLGFWPFGNALCKAVIAIDYYNMFASTFTLTAMSVDRYVAICHPIRALDVRTSSKAQAVNVAIWVLASTVGIPVAIMGSAQAEEEETECLVEIPAPQDYWGPVFAVCVFLFSFVVPVLIISVCYSLMVRRLRSVRLLSGSCEKDRNLRRITRLVLVVVAVFVGCWTPVQVFVLVQGLGVQPGSEAAVAVLRFCTALGYVNSCLNPVLYAFLDENFKACFRRFCCTSALRREGQASDRVRSVARDVALACRTSEAVPRPA; via the exons ATGGAGTCCCTCTTCCCCGCCCCGTTTTGGGAGGTCCTCTACGGCAGCCACCTGCAAGGCAACCTCTCCTTCCTGAGCCCCAACCACAGCCTGCTGCCCCCCCACCTGCTGCTCAACACTAGCCGTGGGGCCTTCCTGCCCCTGGGGCTCAAGGTGACCGTCGTGGCGCTCTACCTGGCCGTGTGCGCAGGCGGGCTGCTGGGGAACTGCCTCGTCAT ACACACCAAGATGAAGACTGCCACCAACATTTACATCTTTAACCTGGCCCTGGCAGACACGCTCGTCCTGTTGACACTGCCCTTCCAGGGCACAGATATCCTCCTGGGCTTCTGGCCTTTCGGGAATGCCCTGTGCAAGGCGGTTATTGCCATCGACTACTACAACATGTTTGCCAGCACCTTCACCCTGACAGCCATGAGCGTGGACCGCTACGTGGCCATCTGCCACCCCATCCGCGCCCTTGATGTCCGCACATCCAGCAAAGCCCAGGCCGTCAACGTAGCCATCTGGGTGCTGGCCTCCACTGTTGGCATTCCTGTGGCCATCATGGGCTCCGCACAGGCCGAGGAAGAAg AGACCGAGTGTCTGGTGGAGATCCCCGCCCCGCAGGATTACTGGGGCCCTGTGTTTGCTGTCTGcgtctttctcttttccttcgtCGTGCCTGTGCTCATCATCTCCGTCTGCTACAGCCTCATGGTGCGGCGGCTGCGCAGTGTCCGCCTGCTCTCGGGCTCCTGCGAGAAGGACCGGAACCTGCGGCGCATCACACGGCTGGTGCTTGTGGTAGTGGCCGTGTTCGTGGGCTGCTGGACGCCTGTACAGGTGTTTGTGCTGGTACAGGGGCTGGGCGTGCAGCCGGGCAGTGAGGCCGCCGTGGCCGTCCTGCGCTTCTGTACGGCACTCGGCTATGTCAACAGCTGCCTCAACCCTGTGCTCTATGCTTTCCTGGATGAGAACTTCAAGGCCTGCTTCCGCAGGTTCTGCTGCACGTCTGCCCTGCGCCGAGAGGGCCAAGCGTCTGATCGGGTGCGCAGCGTCGCCAGGGACGTGGCCTTGGCTTGCAGGACCTCAGAGGCGGTGCCGCGGCCCGCGTGA
- the OPRL1 gene encoding nociceptin receptor isoform X3 — protein sequence MLSSGRPGPAGPPVSPIRHTKMKTATNIYIFNLALADTLVLLTLPFQGTDILLGFWPFGNALCKAVIAIDYYNMFASTFTLTAMSVDRYVAICHPIRALDVRTSSKAQAVNVAIWVLASTVGIPVAIMGSAQAEEEETECLVEIPAPQDYWGPVFAVCVFLFSFVVPVLIISVCYSLMVRRLRSVRLLSGSCEKDRNLRRITRLVLVVVAVFVGCWTPVQVFVLVQGLGVQPGSEAAVAVLRFCTALGYVNSCLNPVLYAFLDENFKACFRRFCCTSALRREGQASDRVRSVARDVALACRTSEAVPRPA from the exons ATGTTATCCTCAGGTAGGCCTGGCCCTGCAGGTCCCCCTGTGAGCCCCATAAG ACACACCAAGATGAAGACTGCCACCAACATTTACATCTTTAACCTGGCCCTGGCAGACACGCTCGTCCTGTTGACACTGCCCTTCCAGGGCACAGATATCCTCCTGGGCTTCTGGCCTTTCGGGAATGCCCTGTGCAAGGCGGTTATTGCCATCGACTACTACAACATGTTTGCCAGCACCTTCACCCTGACAGCCATGAGCGTGGACCGCTACGTGGCCATCTGCCACCCCATCCGCGCCCTTGATGTCCGCACATCCAGCAAAGCCCAGGCCGTCAACGTAGCCATCTGGGTGCTGGCCTCCACTGTTGGCATTCCTGTGGCCATCATGGGCTCCGCACAGGCCGAGGAAGAAg AGACCGAGTGTCTGGTGGAGATCCCCGCCCCGCAGGATTACTGGGGCCCTGTGTTTGCTGTCTGcgtctttctcttttccttcgtCGTGCCTGTGCTCATCATCTCCGTCTGCTACAGCCTCATGGTGCGGCGGCTGCGCAGTGTCCGCCTGCTCTCGGGCTCCTGCGAGAAGGACCGGAACCTGCGGCGCATCACACGGCTGGTGCTTGTGGTAGTGGCCGTGTTCGTGGGCTGCTGGACGCCTGTACAGGTGTTTGTGCTGGTACAGGGGCTGGGCGTGCAGCCGGGCAGTGAGGCCGCCGTGGCCGTCCTGCGCTTCTGTACGGCACTCGGCTATGTCAACAGCTGCCTCAACCCTGTGCTCTATGCTTTCCTGGATGAGAACTTCAAGGCCTGCTTCCGCAGGTTCTGCTGCACGTCTGCCCTGCGCCGAGAGGGCCAAGCGTCTGATCGGGTGCGCAGCGTCGCCAGGGACGTGGCCTTGGCTTGCAGGACCTCAGAGGCGGTGCCGCGGCCCGCGTGA